Genomic window (Streptomyces sp. SLBN-31):
CGGCCGCCGCCAGCAGGCTCATCGCCTCGACCGGGTCCTCGGAGGGCGAGTAGTCGACGTCCACGTCGATGTCGGGCACGCCGTGCACGGTGAGGGTCGTGGTGCCGATGCCCTCGACCCGGACGCCGAGCGTCTCCAGGAAGAAGCACAGGTCCTGGACCATGTAGTTGGAGGAGGCGTTGCGGATGACGGTCACGCCGTCGTGCCGGGCGGCGGCCAGCAGCGCGTTCTCGGTGACCGTGTCCCCGCGCTCGGTCAGCACGATGGGGCGGTCGGGCCGGACGCCCCGGTCCACCTGGGCGTGGTACTGGCCCTCGGTGGCGGCGACGTCCAGTCCGAACCGCCGCAGCGCGATCATGTGCGGCTCGATGGTCCGGGTGCCGAGGTCGCAGCCGCCGGCGTACGGCAGCTTGAAGTGGTTCATCCGGTGCAGCAGCGGACCGAGGAACATGATGATGGACCGCGTCCGCACGGCCGCGTCGGCGTCGATCGCCGCCATGTCCAGTTCGGCCGGCGGCACGATCTCCAGGTCGACGCCGCCGTTGACCCAGCGGGTCTTCACGCCGATGGAGTTGAGGACCTCGAGGAGCCGGTAGACCTCCTCGATCCGCGCCACGCGGCGCAGCACTGTGCGTCCCTTGTTGAGCAGGGACGCACAGAGCAGCGCCACGCACGCGTTCTTGCTCGTCTTCACGTCGATGGCCCCGGACAGCCGGCGGCCGCCGACCACCCGCAGATGCATCGGACCCGCGTAGCCCAGAGAGACGATCTCGCTCTCCAGGGCTTCACCGATTCGGGCGATCATCTCAAGGCTGATGTTCTGGTTCCCGCGCTCGATGCGGTTGACCGCGCTCTGGCTGGTGCCCAGCGCCTCCGCGAGTTGCGCCTGTGTCCAGCCTCGGTGTTGCCGGGCGTCACGGATGAGCTTGCCGATGCGTACGAGGTAGTCGTCTGACATGAGGTTGAGGCTATCTCAGATATGAGATGGGGCATCCCGGGGGGGCCATTCGGGTGATGACCCGTCAACCCCGCCTCTCCGTACGGGTGCGCCGCCACCCGAAAGGTCCGGGCAAATCCATCGATGTCGTACGACGTCCGCTGCTGCTGTGGGTGTGCCGCGGCCCGTTCTTGCCGCCGGTGGTGATGGACCACGAGTGCCGGTTGATGTTCAGCCGCACTCCGGGAAGGATCCGGAAACTCTTGCGGAACGTGAGGGGCATCGCGCCTCCTTTCACTGGGTGCATGACATCTCCCGGCTACCCCGTGACGGCGCGCTGATGGCTCGCGTCGCCGGATCGGGGTGCGATCGTGCGGTGGCCGCGGCCCTGGCGTGGACCCTGCCCGCTGGCGGGCGAAGTTCGACCAGGTGATGGCCCACCTCGCGGGCCGGTTCGGGCGGGCCGACCCCTGGGCGACCGCCCGCGCCCATGTGCTGGGACTGCTGTCCGGCGTCGAGCGGAGAACTGTCGGCGGCCGGCCGAACAGGCCGGTCTGTCCGACCGGGGCCGATGCGGTGCCTGCTGCGCTCCGCCCGCCGGGACGCCGACGCCGTGCGGGACGATGTCCGCGCCTACGCCGTCGATCACTTCGGTACCGACGCCGGTGTCCTGATCGTGGACGAGACGGGCTTTGTGAAGAAGGGTCGCGCCTCGGCGGGGGTGCAGCGCCTGTACGCCGGCACCGCCGGACGCATGGAGAACAGCCAGGCGGCGTCTTCCCTTCCTGCGCCACCCTGCGCGGACGCGCCCTGACAGACCGTCGCCTCTGTCTCCCGAGCATTCCTGGTGCTCCGATCCCGAACACCGGCAGGCGGCCCGAGCGCCCGCGGAGGTGCAGTTCGTGGCCAGGCCCCCCTGGCCACAGAGGTGATCGCCGCCGCCCTGGACGCACAGACAGCTCATGAGACCGCACCGGAGTGCTGGGCAGGAGCATCGACAGGGCCGGAGTCGCTGATTCCGTCCGTCGCCTGTATGACGGCCAGGAATTGCCGGGCCGCCGGCCCATCGCGCGGGGAGTGCGGGGCCGGGCGGCACCGGTCGGCGGTCAGGCGCCCGGATGCAGTCCGAGCGAGCCCGGCGTCGGGTCTCCCTCGACCTCTCCGAAGGACTCATCCGCCGCGACCCCGATCCCGCCGACAGACGAGCCGCACTCGCCGTACTGACCGACAAGGGCGGTCAGGCGCTCGACCATGCACTGACCGCCCACGTCTCCCACCTGCGCAACCACCTCGCCGGACTACTCTCGGCCGAGGACCGCCGCCACCTCGAGCGCATCCTGCGCACGCTCCGCGACGCGAACGCGTAAGTTCCTGTCCTTGATCCGGATGACCGCCGCGGGGCGGAGGCTTCAGCAGACCCCTGAGCGAGTCATCGCGATGGTGCGTGGCGAGCGAGCGGAGTGCCAGGTACGTGGCAGGTCGCGGACGGTGGGGGTGGAGCGGTCGAGGGCGGCGGCGCGTCCCCTCGTGCGACCGGGTGCGCCGGCAAGGAAGACGAAACGACTGGGTTCGCTGTCAAACGCCTCGATTGGATGACAGCGGACGCCGGGCCCGGGCATGACCATCCCGCCCCCATGTACTAGAGTTATCTCGACATCGAGATATCTGCCGAGGAGCACCGCAGCCGCCAGCCCGCTAAGGGTTACCTAACTTAGCCTTACCTTAGCGGATCGGCCGAGATGCCGTGGCGGCAGGATCGTGGTGGTACGCGCACATCAATGAAGGAGACTGTCGTGTCGGCGAACAGCTTCGACGCCCGCAGCACGCTGCAGGTGGGCGACGAGTCGTACGAGATCTTCCGGCTGGACAAGGTGGAGGGCTCCGCTCGCCTGCCGTACAGCCTCAAGGTCCTGCTGGAGAACCTGCTCCGCACGGAGGACGGCGCGAACATCACCGCCGACCACATCCGCGCCCTCGGCAGCTGGGACTCGCAGGCCCAGCCCAGCCAGGAGATCCAGTTCACGCCGGCCCGCGTGATCATGCAGGACTTCACCGGCGTTCCCTGTGTCGTGGACCTCGCGACCATGCGTGAGGCCGTGAAGGAGCTGGGCGGCGACCCCGCGAAGGTCAACCCGCTCTCCCCGGCCGAGCTGGTCATCGACCACTCCGTCATCGCCGACAAGTTCGGCACGAACGAGGCGTTCGCGCAGAACGTCGAGCTGGAGTACGGCCGCAACCGCGAGCGCTACCAGTTCCTGCGCTGGGGCCAGACCGCGTTCGACGACTTCAAGGTCGTCCCGCCGGGCACCGGCATCGTCCACCAGGTGAACATCGAGCACCTGGCGCGCACGGTCATGGTCCGAGGCGGCCAGGCCTACCCCGACACCCTGGTCGGCACCGACTCCCACACCACCATGGTCAACGGCCTCGGTGTGCTGGGCTGGGGCGTCGGCGGCATCGAGGCCGAGGCAGCGATGCTCGGCCAGCCGGTCTCCATGCTCATCCCGCGCGTGGTCGGCTTCAAGCTGACCGGGGAGCTCCCCGCCGGCACCACCGCCACCGACCTGGTGCTCACCATCACGGAGATGCTCCGCAAGCACGGTGTGGTCGGCAAGTTCGTCGAGTTCTACGGCGAGGGCGTCGCCGCCACCTCGCTGGCCAACCGCGCCACCATCGGCAACATGTCGCCGGAGTTCGGCTCCACCGCCGCGATCTTCCCGATCGACGACGAGACCATCAAGTACCTCAAGCTCACCGGCCGCTCCGAGCAGCAGCTCGCGCTCGTCGAGGCGTACGCCAAGCAGCAGGGCCTGTGGCTGGACCCGAAGGCCGAGCCGGACTTCTCCGAGAAGCTGGAGCTCGACCTGTCCACGGTCGTCCCGTCCATCGCCGGCCCGAAGCGCCCGCAGGACCGTATCGTCCTCGCCGAGGCCGCCCAGCAGTTCGCCAAGGACGTCCTCAACTACGTCGAGGCCCCCGTCGCCCAGACGGCGGCCGCCGCCTCCTCCGTGGTCGACGAGGCGAGCGCCGAGTCCTTCCCGGCCTCCGACGCCCCGGCCTACGGCCACGAGGAGAACGGCGCCGGCGCCCCGCAGCACGGCCAGGGCACCGGCGCCGTACCGTCCAACCCGGTCCAGGTGACCGCCCCCGACGGTTCGACGTACGAGATCGACCACGGCGCGGTGACGGTCGCGGCCATCACCTCCTGCACCAACACCTCGAACCCGTACGTCATGGTCGCCGCCGCGCTGGTGGCCAAGAAGGCGGTCGAGAAGGGCCTGACCCGCAAGCCGTGGGTCAAGACCACCCTCGCCCCGGGCTCGAAGGTCGTCACCGACTACTTCGACAAGGCGGGCCTGACCCCGTACCTCGACAAGGTCGGCTTCAACCTGGTCGGTTACGGCTGCACCACCTGCATCGGCAACTCCGGCCCGCTGCCGGAGGAGGTCTCCAAGGCCGTCAATGACCACGACCTCGCCGTGACGTCGGTCCTCTCCGGCAACCGCAACTTCGAGGGCCGGATCAACCCCGACGTCAAGATGAACTACCTGGCCTCCCCGC
Coding sequences:
- a CDS encoding UDP-N-acetylglucosamine 1-carboxyvinyltransferase; protein product: MSDDYLVRIGKLIRDARQHRGWTQAQLAEALGTSQSAVNRIERGNQNISLEMIARIGEALESEIVSLGYAGPMHLRVVGGRRLSGAIDVKTSKNACVALLCASLLNKGRTVLRRVARIEEVYRLLEVLNSIGVKTRWVNGGVDLEIVPPAELDMAAIDADAAVRTRSIIMFLGPLLHRMNHFKLPYAGGCDLGTRTIEPHMIALRRFGLDVAATEGQYHAQVDRGVRPDRPIVLTERGDTVTENALLAAARHDGVTVIRNASSNYMVQDLCFFLETLGVRVEGIGTTTLTVHGVPDIDVDVDYSPSEDPVEAMSLLAAAVVTESELTVRRVPIEFLEIELAVLEEMGLDHDRTPEYFADNGRTRLVDLTVRPSKLEAPIDKIHPMPFPGLNIDNVPFFAAIAAVAQGKTLIHDWVYDNRAIYLTDLNRLGGRLQLLDPHRVLVEGPTRWRAAEMMCPPALRPAVVVLLAMMAADGTSVLRNVYVINRGYEDLAERLNSIGAQIEIFRDI
- a CDS encoding DUF4236 domain-containing protein, producing the protein MPLTFRKSFRILPGVRLNINRHSWSITTGGKNGPRHTHSSSGRRTTSMDLPGPFGWRRTRTERRG
- a CDS encoding transposase, with the protein product MRCLLRSARRDADAVRDDVRAYAVDHFGTDAGVLIVDETGFVKKGRASAGVQRLYAGTAGRMENSQAASSLPAPPCADAP
- a CDS encoding aconitate hydratase, translating into MSANSFDARSTLQVGDESYEIFRLDKVEGSARLPYSLKVLLENLLRTEDGANITADHIRALGSWDSQAQPSQEIQFTPARVIMQDFTGVPCVVDLATMREAVKELGGDPAKVNPLSPAELVIDHSVIADKFGTNEAFAQNVELEYGRNRERYQFLRWGQTAFDDFKVVPPGTGIVHQVNIEHLARTVMVRGGQAYPDTLVGTDSHTTMVNGLGVLGWGVGGIEAEAAMLGQPVSMLIPRVVGFKLTGELPAGTTATDLVLTITEMLRKHGVVGKFVEFYGEGVAATSLANRATIGNMSPEFGSTAAIFPIDDETIKYLKLTGRSEQQLALVEAYAKQQGLWLDPKAEPDFSEKLELDLSTVVPSIAGPKRPQDRIVLAEAAQQFAKDVLNYVEAPVAQTAAAASSVVDEASAESFPASDAPAYGHEENGAGAPQHGQGTGAVPSNPVQVTAPDGSTYEIDHGAVTVAAITSCTNTSNPYVMVAAALVAKKAVEKGLTRKPWVKTTLAPGSKVVTDYFDKAGLTPYLDKVGFNLVGYGCTTCIGNSGPLPEEVSKAVNDHDLAVTSVLSGNRNFEGRINPDVKMNYLASPPLVVAYAIAGSMKVDITKDALGVDQDGNPVFLKDIWPSEAEVNDVVANAIGEDMFNKSYSDVFAGDAQWQALPIPTGNTFEWDAESTYVRKPPYFEGMTMETTPVSDITGARVLAKLGDSVTTDHISPAGAIKADTPAGKYLTEHGVERRDFNSYGSRRGNHEVMIRGTFANIRLRNQIAPGTEGGYTRDFTQDGGPVSFIYDASRNYIEQGIPLVVLAGKEYGSGSSRDWAAKGTALLGVKAVIAESYERIHRSNLIGMGVLPLQFPEGATAESLGLTGEETFSFTGVEELNNGTTPRTVKVTTDTGKEFDAVVRIDTPGEADYYRNGGIMQYVLRSLIRK